One window of the Trifolium pratense cultivar HEN17-A07 linkage group LG2, ARS_RC_1.1, whole genome shotgun sequence genome contains the following:
- the LOC123909392 gene encoding NAD(P)H-quinone oxidoreductase subunit M, chloroplastic, whose product MATSCSYMVSTKLSIAGWTGGRRKELRKRTPFLISAQQQSDVKESDNVKVEDENERPQNQQMNPKGTKPRPVEPQVIVKNKGMSREYGGQWLSCATRHVRIYAAYIDPETSTFDQSQMDKLTLILDPTNEFVWNPDTCNLVYSYFQELVDHYEGAPLNEYTLRLIGSDIEHYIRKLLYDGVIKYNMNARVLNFSMGKPRIMFNNNDIQPEDAATST is encoded by the exons ATGGCCACAAGTTGTTCCTACATGGTTTCTACCAAATTATCCATAGCAGGTTGGACaggaggaagaagaaaagaaCTAAGAAAGAGAACACCATTTTTGATATCAGCTCAACAACAATCTGATGTTAAAGAATCAGATAATGTGAAGGTAGAAGACGAGAATGAAAGACCACAAAATCAACAAATGAATCCAAAAGGAACAAAACCAAGACCAGTTGAACCTCAGGTGATTGTAAAAAACAAAGGCATGAGTAGGGAATATGGAGGACAGTGGTTGAGCTGTGCTACAAGACATGTTAGGATCTATGCAGCTTATATTGATCCAGAAACAAGTACTTTTGATCAATCACAAATGGATAAACTCACTCTTATTCTTGATCCTACTAATGAGTTTGTGTGGAATCCAGATACTTGTAACTTGGTTTATTCTTATTTTCAGGAGCTTGTGGATCATTACGAG GGTGCTCCATTGAATGAATACACACTTCGGTTGATTGGTTCAGACATAGAGCATTATATAAGAAAGTTGTTATATGATGGAGTAATCAAGTATAATATGAATGCAAGAGTTCTGAATTTCAGCATGGGAAAGCCACGGATCATGTTCAATAACAATGATATCCAACCTGAAGATGCTGCTACTTCCACTTGA